gaTACCAGGCACTAAGTGGTACGgaatcccaagtggttgctaaggtgttgctaggccattgctatggaatctcaagtggttgctaagatgttgctgggccattgctatggaatcccaagTGGCTGCTAAGATGTTGTtgggccattgctatggaatcctaagtagttgctaaggtgctgcaaggctattgctatggaatcccaagtggttgcttaGATGTTGTTGGGCCATTACTGTagaattccaggtggttgctaggatgttgctagaccattgctatggaatctcaagtggttgctaagatattgctaggccattgctatggaatcctaagtggttgctaagatgttgctggGCCATTACTATCgagttccaggtggttgttaggatgttgctagaccattgctatggaattccaagtagttgctaagatgttgctaggccattgccatGGAATTCCAGAtgattgctaaagtgttgcaTGGCCATAGTTAtggaattccaggtggttgctaagatgttgctggGCCAATGTTATGGAATTCCAGGTGATTGCAAAAgttttgctaggccattgctgtggaatAGTAAGCAGTATTATAAATTCTATTAGCACTGGAAGTAAATTATCTTTGAACGAATGCATGGAAGGTGTACATGTCATCGGTCTCAAAAGCACAATAGCATTATTAACATGTAGGCTTTACAATCCTATAAATTTTGTGGCTCTATCTTAAAAATTGTGACCCATGAGAATGGCACTAGAAATTATGTAGAATAGCAAAACAGAGATGAGAAAGCTGGCTTTGTCAATTTACTTATTCAAGTATCACCCCACCCCCAACAACAATACACTGAAATTTGCACTAAACATCTGTAAAAATGTCACATAAGCAACACATGAACaactcctcttcctcactcattACTCCAAAGAGCTGTACAGGAGGGAATCAAATACTGAAAGACATTGCCACCAGGTGGCCAAAAGATAATAACAACATTAACTACTGTATCTACgtcagtggtctccaaccctggccctggagatctaccttcctgcagagtctaaATCAAACTACAATCTGCCACACATACTCCAGCTAATTaacctcttcccaagtccctgattggctggctcAGATCAGAGTTAAGCAAGGGGGCGAGGCAGTTAAATGgatacaggttggaactaaactctgttGGAGGGtcgctctccaggaccaggtttgAAGACCACTGGTCCACATTATCAAGTCAAATACAGAacgaagcgcaaagcaagaacatcAATCAGGGCActgcggtcactttgttttgaacttgttttgacctgttggtcataccaacccagtgcagcacacggttcaacgtcagcgcagcagcgtaaaattttgggacagtctattcaaaataaatgatgaactaacctaactttgtgtaaatagagcacaatacagaaatatgtccacatatgcagtcgtgactgatgcggcttttttctgaatttatacaaacaccatttcattttatagtaaattagtctgggctggtttatgtttatgaacagaggcctacagatcaacatagtaaaggagctcatttgtgatcctgagtttaaagccagtctttattaaacttaaacttggaactaagttgtaaataaatcttaaactgaaactttgtttgtttgtaaaagtgatttcagagccactcgttctccctgatggaaactgtttaccttcagtgttttgtgcttatgatcattttaatagacgtcagcgtcactaattaatgaagttttattaaaaggtttaccaagagagacgctggaggattttcacctgaaatgagttcatgtaagagtcttgttacaaaaatgctaataggacattagagtcataattaatctttcgatacttaagtacatttgaaggcaaatacttttgtacttttactcacgtggaggtctaaaaggaggaacttctacttttatcggagaaatattttaccttgtgtatcgctactttaactcaggtacatggtttgtgtactttgccCACCACTgaatatataaaaccattttctttactaaagaacccttgattttttttttggttcgtCACAATCTTTCCTAAGAGCGTATagagttcaattgcttgttaatacaaacagctaatcagccaatcacatggccgcaactcaatgcatttaggcatgtataggtggtcaagacaacttcctgaagtgcagaccgagcatcagaatggggaagaaaggtgatttaagtgactttgaacgtggcatggttgctggtgccagacgggctggtctgagtatttcagaaactgctgatcaactgggattttcacacacaaccatctctagggtttacagagaacggtcagaaaaagagaaaatatcccgTGAGCGGCAGTTGCGTGGACAAAAATAGCTTGTTGATGcgagaggagaatgggcagactggtttgagatgatagaaaggcaagagtaactcaaataaccaaccaaaatctctgaggaacatttccaacaccttggtgAAAGTACgtcacaaagaattaaggcagttctgaaggcaaaagggggtccaaccttttagtagcatacctaataaagtggccggtgagtgtatgtgcttAGTCTGGTGGGTTATGTGTGACAATGAGTCAGAGGTGGAGATGTCTGTGAGGATTTAGAGCTGCTTCCTCAGCAACAGGCAGGATATCACAGTAAAGCCATGGACACCCGAACTCTTTACAGCACCCTGGCCCTGCTGCTGCTACTCCGCTCAGCAGGTAAGAAATTAGAACCAATTTTAAGAGTTTGGAAaggtgttatatatatatatatataaaattttctTAGTGTCATAAAAGAaacctcaggggtacatcttagtacctttattcagggaacataactgtaccagaatctattgaaatgatattttctaatctgtactgactccacacaccccgtctcatctccaggctttttattgtactgttctgatttaaaacatttggttatgaaaaggtacaaataggaacttttcacctggaataACTTATGTAAGGTGcaccattggaccttaaaaccactgttgtacctttgagggtacacatacattgtttgtaccttgatgatcgaatcatgtacctgcatggtacgtttatttttaagagtttattattattttacagatAATTGCACTTGTTTCAAGCATGTTtcttaaaatcagcaaaaatgatctgccagttatgtgaattttacttaataaaattacttaaaacaagtaagaaAATtctggaaataagttaaataatcctATAATATTCCTAAAATCATctcaaaatggaaatattagatatatcgaCTTAATCTCACTTGTCAAGATGTCATATTTTATAGTGTAGATTAAATGGATAGTCTGCAAAATACAACATttatgtgctgtaaatggttatatttagaacctttttgaacaaggttcttctactgtaacaatcttgagctatatagaacccttttcaaaaagaacctttttgtgcaaaatcatctgtgttctccatcaatctaaagaaccattttacaatgcaaagaagATGAGTTTttgttgttctatatagaaccactttctttagtaaagaacccttgaagaaccgtcttttttaagagtgaacgGCCGCCCTAGCCTAAAGGGTGagagtttccagtttaaagattAGCAGTATCTGTACATACAGCTAACTAGCGTTAACAGATCTCATTCATCATTACGAATAATTTTATAAATTTCACTAGCATTGATCTTCCTCCAGAGAACTTGtggagaggagaattcccactcaGCAATGTCTTCCagttttctcaaacactagggggcactcctaagcaagtccaaaatgaatgggttgatatggagcatatttataaatgcttaaaaagaataaaatcatTTCCTAAACACAGACCAGCATAAATCATTTTAGCACCACTGttgtatttttaagagcttttaaactcgagttataggcgtttaaaacggcgcctcatgtatgttcatgatgtcagtgagcTTGAACAGtaaatgagctgctctgctggccaaccaatcagcactcactatCAGTAAAGCCCaccttctgctgcccaaaacccatttgtTGTATAAAAAGGGAAACATGCAGGtaatatttctttgttttttttagtgaaatacatccttctcctttctaaaattaaagcaaAGTTCGGtgaaagtgattagaaactattaacttttcatttttagccattgagctccatttgctcccattcattgagggcTAACTCgcgagcgccctctgctgtttagcagtcctgttttttttatttaatgggGGGGAATAGCAAGTGGCCAGACTCCACATAAACTGGCACTGCTTCCCTTCCAGTTCCAGCCACACATAATACAAACTAGCATTGAAGGAGGAAATGTGAAGAACTCTCCCGATAGCATGCAGTCAATATTAGCAGTGGTAGCATTTCTGTGTGAAGTTTTTCTTTGACTAGCACCTGGTCCCCCAGCCCATGAAGCTGGTCTGTCTATGAATATGCACATGTAAATAATGCAAATTAGTTTATTAGCATCTTTGGCATATCTTTGTGACATTCCCCTTTGGCCAGCATGGATTCAATGTCCCTAACGTCCCTAACTAGCACCAATAGCTTCCATAAATTATAAGTCTTGGACTAGCATTGACCCTTTATCCCCAGCTAACAATGGCAGCCAGCCTATGAAGGTGCACATGTGCATAATGCTACTGACCCTTAATAACCAATTATTATTAGAGACATTTGTTAGTGTTCGTCTCTGATTAGCATTGACCCTCTGTTCACAGCAATGCATGATGATGGCTGGTCCATGAAGGTTCCAGCGGAGGTCCGGGCTATAGAGGGCTACCCGGTGGTGCTGCCCTGCTCCTTCACACACCCTCACAACACCCATCACTCTTCCATGCACGTGGTGTGGCGACTGGGTCACAGCCACACAGGCACAGTGCTGTTCCGCTGCTCGAGCCTCAACGGCAGCCAGTACTGCCATCCTGGACCGAACCAGGACCAGCGCTACCGCCTGGAGGGAAACCACCGGGAACATGACCTGTCACTGCGCATTAACAGCGCAGCCCTGCAGGACAATGGCCGGTACTACTGTCGTGTGGAGCTACCAGGACAACCGCATGGCAGCTATGAGAATAAAATGGGGACGCGGCTAAGAGTGGAAGGTAACATTGACCTAAAATTGTTGGTCTCTTATAGTTGATCAAGACAATGATTGGTGTCTGAATTATGttgctttagttttgctttGAAACTACAAGGTTACTATAGATAACAAATAATGGCTTGCAGCCTGCTTTTTTAGGTATGCACCATGACTATGCAGTTGAAGATGTTCACATGTTGATtaagtcgagtcttgagtctctggtgCAAGACTGAGTCAAGTtccaagtctctgaggtgcaaatCTGATTCTCAAGTTTCTGAGGTGAGGTTTCTGAATCAACGTGGAGTCAAGTGTTGAATCTCTGAGGTGCgaatctgagttgagtcttaaCTCTCTGGTGTTTGAGTCTCGTCTCCGAGGTGTTAGTCCAGGTTTTGAGTCTCAGAGGTGGTTCTTGAGTTTCTAAagtgagtcagagtcaagtcttGAATCTCAGAGGTGTGTCCAAGTCTCGAATCTCAGAGTTAaaagtctgagtcgagtctctaaggtgagagCTAGAGTCCTGAGTCTCTGGGGTGGAGCTGAGTCTTTGAAGTGCAAATGTGAGTTGAGTTTTAGGTGTCTGGagtgcaagtccaagtcaaatctttgaggtgcgagtctgagtcggGTCTCTCAGGTTGGAGTCCAAGTCAAATCATTGAGGTGAACGTCTGAGTCCAGTCTCTAAGGTGAGAGCACAAGCCTTAAGTCTGCGGGATGGAAGTGAGTCTAAGGTGTCTGGCAAGCATGTCCAAGTGAGTCTAAGTtgtgtctctgaggtgagaaTCCAAGTCAAGTGTCTGAGGTgaaagtctgagtcaagtcttgaatcTCAGAGGTGAGCTGTTAGCTTTTGCTGTAATACACAGTGTGCTAGCTAGCATGCTTGGTATCTAACCTGTGTGCTAGCCAAcagtttcatttgttttgcttctttttctgaACCTCAGACTGAAAGTTTTTCTGTACTTTGTTGACCTGCGTCTCCATCTCTTAGCTTGCACTATGCTTATTGTTAGCTAgcagcttccattacttgtttttAGATTAAGATTGGAttgagtgacccttattagtcccacaatggggaattttcacctctgcaatctaaaccatatgtgcagtgaaacaccacatacacactactgaagaCACATACtggggtcagtgagcacacttgcccaggccagtgggcagccctatctacagtGCCCATGGAGCAGTAgggggttagatgccttgctcaggggcacctcagtcatgtactctCGGCTCATGGGATGGAACTGGCGACCTtcactaacctccagctcatgccTGCCCCCAGTTaactgcattagcctcatagcttcactGCAAAGCTTGTATTAATACATTTAGACCAGCCATGTTCAGTAACAGATGATCTAAAGGGAGTTTCTATTGAACTATCCTAATTTTTCCTTTGTGAAACCAGTTTGTGTTGTTCCTCTTTTCCAGCTCCTCCACGTATCCTCAGCTTGTCCATAGAAGGCAGCATGGACACTGGTCTCAAAGCTCGGTGTAAGGTTCAGGGTTCACCCCTGGCAGACGTCCAGTGGATGGGTCCAGATGACGTTTTTGAAGGGGATATTGGATTCCCAATCCCTCAGGAGGCTCCAAGTCAGCACTGGGTCACGATCCATCTGCTGGACGTCCAGCCAGGGGGGCAATACACCTGTACTGCTTCAAACCCTCTTGGTAAAGATCAGGCCCTGGTGTATATTCTACCCCCAAGCCCAGAGAAGACCATCAGCAAGAGCAACTCTACAGCCCTGCCACTGATGCTCGGGTTAGCATTAGCAGCTAAAGTGCTACTAGCCTTGGGTCTTGGAGCCTGGATAGTTAACCCATTAAACTCAAAGGAACCACCAGAAGCACCAGATTTTCCTTCTTCACTCTCATAACCATATGACTTGCATACAGAGATGGGTATAGTACACTGTAAACTGCGAACATAACTTTGAGAAAGGTGGGAACAACTCACTTCAGCAAATTAGTTAATTAATATCAAGCAAAGTCTACAAATTGATTCTAACTTTAGTAAAATGATCATTCTAAGTTAAAGAAGTACAGGGTAATTcaaaccaatcacaatccaattgaaagagggggtcatagagtttctgactgtcactgaaatatggctcccttcagtctgtgaggagaCCCCAgtgacccctgagcagaaaccGTTCTGCGTTCTGCGTTCCACTTCAATAAGACTGAATCCATCATAAATGCAGCGTGATATTTGGTTAGCAGCTCAGAGTGTTCATTGTTGCAtgacactggatgatctccgaagttgcactgaaagagctgtgagtgcagcgacacctgacatgctcaatcgagtatggAATAAATTTGACTATGGCGGaaggttcatactgagcacttgtaaaatgatataataaactttatgctcatttaaaccatttacactttactgtattgtactgtaatgatttacaagtgaaatttTGAAACTGGATGAATTTTTTTGAACCACCCTGTACATAGATGGTGAAGCtcagaataaaaatgtaatatttcgaagtaatatttctcaaaaaaatgctaatttgtCCTATTTAGGTACATTTCTTTGATGAAACATTACTTAAAATGAGCAAACTTGCTTAAAACTATGTAGTGAAGTATCCTGTTAACCTTCTCTTTGTAGGCTAGAGCTATGAAGTTACTGTTAATCCAGTTTGTACagctctattcttctctttttggatatttttggcctaaaataagGTGCTTaagctccaaagtgagaggAGTGATCAACAGTAAAGCAGAACAGGAGCTGAACCAACACAGAATGAAA
This portion of the Pygocentrus nattereri isolate fPygNat1 chromosome 24, fPygNat1.pri, whole genome shotgun sequence genome encodes:
- the si:dkey-11p23.7 gene encoding V-set and Ig domain-containing protein, which produces MHDDGWSMKVPAEVRAIEGYPVVLPCSFTHPHNTHHSSMHVVWRLGHSHTGTVLFRCSSLNGSQYCHPGPNQDQRYRLEGNHREHDLSLRINSAALQDNGRYYCRVELPGQPHGSYENKMGTRLRVEAPPRILSLSIEGSMDTGLKARCKVQGSPLADVQWMGPDDVFEGDIGFPIPQEAPSQHWVTIHLLDVQPGGQYTCTASNPLGKDQALVYILPPSPEKTISKSNSTALPLMLGLALAAKVLLALGLGAWIVNPLNSKEPPEAPDFPSSLS